In Amyelois transitella isolate CPQ chromosome 28, ilAmyTran1.1, whole genome shotgun sequence, the following are encoded in one genomic region:
- the LOC106133130 gene encoding exopolyphosphatase PRUNE1, with amino-acid sequence MEEYLSASHKNLRDNNYSDLTIVLGNESCDLDSAISSIVYALFMNWQYQQIKCKTCTRFSRRDDVKDSLFVPILNVERENFPLKTEVVYFLNEHGINENNLVFRNDYDLKKLVAQNKTNVVLVDHHILRTEDQFLEQYVTEIIDHRIMDKTGWNFKNDTRSTIELAGSCCTLVAQRIKDLSALVARDVDFFDSYPVCSDMLHSTIILDTVNFSKEFNKATPHDEEIVQFLESLIKPSDYETARRQILDRLSAAKSNVTLLTAAQLLQKDLKVVGDFLVPSFPILVEEFLKKPDAAEAMASALVQRRCRAILLLGMSFGGGLNRDVAIYSEDAATSVKLSKFFEEWTNPPLMLVPAETPNKIARCLYYKQNNLSATRKQYIPALNEYIITDVPNQP; translated from the exons AGGGATAACAATTACTCGGACCTCACCATCGTATTAGGCAATGAGAGTTGCGATTTGGATTCGGCCATTAGCTCAATAGTTTACGCTTTGTTCATGAACTGGCAGTACCAGCAAATAAAATGCAAGACGTGCACGAGATTCTCGCGAAGGGACGATGTTAAGGACAGCCTGTTTGTGCCAATTTTGAACGTGGAACGTGAGAACTTCCCTTTGAAGACTGAGgttgtatattttttgaacGAACACGGgatcaatgaaaataatttggtgtttcg AAACGATTATGATTTGAAGAAGTTGGTCGCtcagaataaaacaaatgtcgTCCTAGTGGACCACCACATATTGAGAACGGAAGACCAGTTTTTAGAGCAGTATGTGACGGAAATCATAGACCATCGCATCATGGACAAGACTGGGTGGAATTTTAAG aatGACACAAGATCTACAATAGAGCTGGCGGGGTCGTGTTGCACTCTGGTCGCCCAAAGAATAAAGGATCTGTCCGCTTTGGTCGCGAGGGACGTGGATTTCTTCGACTCGTATCCAGTTTGCAGCGACATGTTGCATA GTACAATTATTTTGGACACGGTGAATTTTTCGAAGGAATTTAACAAGGCAACTCCACATGATGAGGAGATAGTTCAGTTCTTAGAGAGTCTTATTAAGCCAAGTGACTATGAAACGGCAAG GAGACAAATACTGGACCGTTTGTCAGCAGCCAAAAGCAACGTAACACTATTGACGGCCGCGCAGCTCCTGCAGAAAGATCTTAAAGTTGTTGGCGATTTTCTAGTACCCAGTTTTCCTATTCTTGTCGAG GAGTTCCTAAAGAAACCTGACGCAGCCGAAGCCATGGCTTCAGCGTTAGTCCAGAGGCGGTGTAGAGCGATATTGCTGTTGGGGATGTCATTCGGCGGCGGTCTAAACAGAGATGTTGCTATATATTCAGAAGATGCGGCAACCAGTGTCAAG ttaTCGAAATTTTTCGAAGAGTGGACCAATCCGCCTCTCATGTTGGTTCCGGCGGAGACACCAAACAAAATAGCTCGGTGTCTATactacaaacaaaacaatttatctGCTACTAGGAAACAGTATATACCAGCTTTGAACGAATATATTATCACAGATGTTCCTAATCAAccataa